The nucleotide sequence CGACGGCTTATGATTTGTTCGACGGTAAGAAATATCCCGCCGCTGAGCTTCCATCCGCTTTGAGCGCCGAAGCAAAGGAAACGATGGGGACAGTGGATGCACGTCTAAAACCACAGATGCGCGTTCTGGGCGTGGAACTTGGAGAACTGACGAAAGCTTACCCGTTGGACGGCGCCGGCGAGCGCGCTTGTTTCACTGACATACTCGGCGGCGAATCCATCGCCGTGTTTTGGTATGAACCGACGAAGAGCGCCATCGCGTTCAATGCCAAGCTCCAGGATCGGCAACTGACTTTCTATGCGGATTCAGTTTCGCCGGAAACGGCGCCGTTCAAGGACAAGGAAACCGGAACGCGTTGGACACTGGCCGGGCGCGCAGTGGACGGGCCACTGAAGGGTCAGGAGCTGCTGTGGGTGAGGAGCGTGCAGTGCAATTGGTTCGCGTGGGTCGCCGAATATCCGGACACATTGGTTTATGTTCCATCGAAGTAGCAAGAGCGCGTTTGCTGGTCTTCTCGTTCTCGCGTTTCTGAGCAGCGCAGTCAACGGAGCGCCTGCAACGCCCACCAAACTCAAGGCTGTTCTCATCAGCGCGGCCCAAGCCAGTTCTGAACGATTGCGCAACCTCAAGCGCGACGGATACAACGCCGCCGCGCTCAATCTGGTCGATGGGAGCGGCCAGCCAGAAGAAGAAGCGGCGCGGCGAATCGAAAAATCTGGTCTCGATCTTTACTATTGGATCGAGATCGCTCGCAATCCGACGCTTGCTGATGCGCATCCCGAATGGATGGCGAGTCTGCAAGGCCATCCGGAATGGCGACGCTTCTTTCCGAAGCTGCCAGCGACTAAGACGAACGAGGTGGTCAAAAACTATCCGTGGGTGCCGATGCTTTATCAGGAAACTTTCCCGGTCCACTTGGAACGCGTGAAGCAATTGCTCGCCGACCAACCGACGCCGACAGGAATTTTCCTCAACGACCTTCAAGGCGCGCCATCGGCGTGCGGTTGCGGGCATCCCCTTTGTCGTTGGACGACGGATTATGGCCCGATCAAAACCGCAACCCGTCTCCCCAACGATGCGGCCGCGCGGTTTGTTGCCTCGGTGAAAAAACTCTTGCCCAAGGCAAAGATCGTTCCCGTCTGGACGCCGGAGTGCGAGGAACACGACCTCGACGGGTTGTGCGCGGGCGTTGGCTGCTTCAAAGGCACGTGCTGGCGCGAATTCACCACGCAACTCATGCCGCTCGCGCGAGCAGCCGAAAGCATCGGCGCCTTGCTGCCCTATCGTGAATTCCAACGCGACCTGCCGCTCTACGGTCCGACCGCCGGGTGGATCAAACACGCGTTGAATTCGTTTTCGGAAATGCCACCCAAACGCAACGGCACTGCTGTTCCCGAAAATCATTTGATCGCCGTCCTGCAAGGTTGGGACGTGACCCCGGAACAAATAAGTGCGCAGGTCGCCCGCAGCCAAGAAGCCGGTGCCGCCGGCTACGTTGTCTCGTTGATGAAGATCGATCAAAGTTGGGAGCCGCGAATCGTCAACGCGAACGCGGCCGCCCAGTAGCGCGGGTTTCCAAACCGGCTGTATCGCCGACCTCCCAGTCGGCAGGGCGCAAGCACTCGCACAGCCTGCGGGTTTGGAAACCCGCGACACAGCGGACTTGGAAGTCGGCGCTACGGTGGCAGAATTGGGATGTGACCCTGAACACGTCGTCCACCGTCGCGGTTCTTGACGACCGTTGCAGACTGACCTAGTTTTTCGCCAGTTAAAGAATCATGAGCCTGGAGATTACAATCGAATATTGCAGCGTCTGAAACTACGAGCCACAAGCCGTCGGTCTGACGGAAAAGCTTCTGCGGCTCAAGCAGGACATTCGCTCGTTGAAACTGGTGCCGACCGGTGGCGGTGTGTTTGAGGTCATTGTCAATGGCAAGAAAATCCATTCCAAGTCGCAGACGGGGCAGTTCCCCGACCCCGACGCCATCGTCAAAGCCGTCCGCGCCATGCGGTGATTTTTTTCCGTTCCGTTCCACAAAGTTCGGCCTATTTGCAGTCGAAAAAGAAACATCGAATACCGAACATCCAACATCGAATGTTCAACCAAACAAGTTGCGCGAACTTCGAAGTTGGACGTTGGACGTTGGATGTTGGATGTTCAGCCTGCGTTCCCGGAGAGTGAAGGGTGCCTGGTGGCCCTCGCGGTCTTCAAAACCGTCGTTCCGGCGCTGCGCGTCGGGAGGAGTGTTCGATTCGCTCCCTCTCCGCCATTTTCATTTACGATTTGCGATTTGCGATTGCCGTTTTGAAAAATTCGGGTCAGCGGCTCCTCTGACTCTTCAAATCGTAAATCACAAATCACAAATCGTAAATCCGAAGGGAGGTGAGCCGCATGTCGCGTGAACAGATTCTCAAACTGACCTCGCTTTCGTCCTGTGCCGGTTGAGCTTCCAAACTCAGCCAAAAGGCTCTGGCGCAAGTTTTGCGTCAGCTTCCGCAGTTGCGCGATCCGAACCTGCTCGTCGGCGCGGCCACCGCCGATGACGCGGGCGTCTATCGCATCGACCGCGATCGCGCGCTCGTGCAAACGGTGGACTTTTTCACGCCCATCGTGGACGACCCTTTTGTGTACGGACAGATTGCCGCGGCCAATGCGCTTTCCGATGTCTATGCGATGGGAGGCCGTCCGCTCACGGCATTGAACATTATGGGCATTCCAACTGATTTTGTTCCGCCAAAGATTATCAACGCCATTCTGCGCGGCGGGGCGGCGAAAACAAAAGAAGCCGGCTGCGTGCTCGTCGGCGGCCATAGCATTCGCAATCCCGAACCCGTTTACGGATTGTCGGTCACCGGCATGGTTTCGCCGCGACGCATGATCACCAATGCCAACGCGCAACCCGGCGACCTGCTCGTGCTCACCAAACCGCTCGGCACCGGCATCGTGACCACCGGTATCAAACGAAACCTGACCTCCCCTGCCCTTGCGAACAAAGCCATCCGCTCCATGTGCCGGCTCAATACCATCGGTACCGAGCTTGCCGAACGCGGCTTGGTTCGCGCCGGCACAGACGTGACCGGCTTCGGTTTGCTGGGTCATCTCGGTTCATTGTGCCGAGCCAGCGGTGTCGGCGCAGAAATCGACGCCGCCCAATTGCCGGTCATTGGCAAGGAAGTTTTTGATTTGATTGCGAAAGACTGCATTCCCGGCGGCAGCCACGAAAATTTGAAAGCAGCCAATGAATTCACCGAATGGGATGGCGTCAGCGACGAGCAAAAGTTTCTCGCTACCGACGCGCAGACCAGCGGAGGTTTGTTGCTCTGCGTGACACCTCGACATTTGGAGAAGGTGCTTAAACTCTTGAAGTCACGCCGCGCGCCGTGCGCCGTCGTCATCGGGAAAATCGTGCCCACTGCAAGATGCAGAGTTCACGTCAAATCATGAAGGCATCGTTGTTGCGTGCCATCCCTGCCGTCGAGAAGGTCCTCCAAGCGCTCGTCGATGCCGACCTGCCGCGTCCTGTGGTCGTCTGCGTGGTTCGCCGGGAACTGAATGCACTGCGCGCGGAGAAAAAAATCCCTGACTTCGACGCCGTGCTTGCGCGTGTCCGCTCCGCTCTCGACACTTTACGCACGGCGCGCATTCAACCCGTCATCAATGGCACGGGCATCATCCTCCACACGAACTTGGGACGCGCACCGCTCGGCCCGGCAGTCGTCGAGACTCTTCAAACCATCGCCGCCAATTACAACAATTTGGAATACGACCTCACCGGCGGCGAACGCGGCGGGCGCGCCGCTTATCTCGAACACAATCTCGCG is from Verrucomicrobiota bacterium and encodes:
- the selD gene encoding selenide, water dikinase SelD: MSREQILKLTSLSSCAGUASKLSQKALAQVLRQLPQLRDPNLLVGAATADDAGVYRIDRDRALVQTVDFFTPIVDDPFVYGQIAAANALSDVYAMGGRPLTALNIMGIPTDFVPPKIINAILRGGAAKTKEAGCVLVGGHSIRNPEPVYGLSVTGMVSPRRMITNANAQPGDLLVLTKPLGTGIVTTGIKRNLTSPALANKAIRSMCRLNTIGTELAERGLVRAGTDVTGFGLLGHLGSLCRASGVGAEIDAAQLPVIGKEVFDLIAKDCIPGGSHENLKAANEFTEWDGVSDEQKFLATDAQTSGGLLLCVTPRHLEKVLKLLKSRRAPCAVVIGKIVPTARCRVHVKS
- a CDS encoding SelT/SelW/SelH family protein, encoding MTEKLLRLKQDIRSLKLVPTGGGVFEVIVNGKKIHSKSQTGQFPDPDAIVKAVRAMR